Genomic segment of Rhodohalobacter mucosus:
CGTTCTTTTCAGCGTAGTTCAAAACCTTGTGAAGTGAGATCGCGGATATATCAAGGGTCTGGTTCAGCCAGTTGTAGTTAAGATCATTGTACTCTTTCTTTTTCCTGATATTTGGCGACATCCCGATAGCGTGGAGAATGAAGTCGACCCCTCCCAGCTCTTCTTTTGTTTTTTTCATCAGCTCGTCCACCTCATCCTCCTTGCTCACATCACAGGGGATAATCGGTGCGTCCGTTTCTTCTGAAAGAGCATTCAGCGTTCCCAGCCTAAGGGCTATCGGTGCATTCGACAAAACGAAATCAGCTCCTTCACGCTTACATGCGAGGGCAATACGCCATGCAATGCTGCGCTCATCCAAAGCACCAAAGATTATTCCCTTTTTTCCCTTTAAGAGTCCATATCCGGTTTCAGTCATTGTAGTCAGTCCGTTCAAAATTTTGAGATTCGTTTATCAAGCAGAAGATAACAAATCTGAAGTCGTGAAAAAGAATCCCGGATTTTCCTTTTCATCCTGCTGTACACGTCAATGACTGATACTTTTCGGCCCGGTTGTATTCACTGTCCGTGGATAACCTGTGAAAATCTATCGGAATTACTCTTCATAATCTGCGTAAATGCTCCATTTGAAGGCAGTCTATATGGCGGGGAGTATATATAAAAATATTCATTCCGAATGTTGATAATTGAAGGGGATGTGCTTACCTTTTGAGACTCTGCATCAAACGATGCTGAACTTCTTTATTTATTTACTCTAACGACTGTGTAATGTTTGAAGATTTGTCTTCTAAAATAGAATCAGCCGTTCAGACCCTGAAGGGTCAGTCCAGGATCACTGATGTTAATATAGCCGAAACCGTTCGGGAAATACGGCGCGCTCTCCTCGATGCAGATGTGAACCTCGATGTTGCCAGGGAGTTCACCAACAATATTAAAGAGAAAGTGATGGGTTCCGGCGTACTCACCAGCGTCAACCCGGGACAGCAGTTTACCAAAATCGTTTATGACGAAATGGTGCAGATTCTCGGTGAAACCCGGTCCGATATCGCTGTTGCAAATACGCCGCCCACCGTTATTTTGATTGCCGGTCTTCAGGGTTCGGGTAAAACAACTTTTTCCGGAAAGCTTGCACGATATCTAAAAACTGAAAATAACAGAAATCCCATTCTGGCCGCCGCTGACGTCTATCGGCCGGCCGCCATCAATCAGCTTAAAACGCTGGCCGACGATATCGGGGTCCCGGTTTATTCCATCGAACAAAAAGACCCGGTCCGCGTTGCCAGGGAAGCCGTTTCCATGGCAAAAAGCCTGGCTCTCGATACAGTAATTATCGATACGGCAGGCCGTATGCATGTAGACGAGCAGATGATGAATGAAGTGGCGGAAATCAAAAAAGCCGTCAACCCGCACGAAATACTGTTTGTTGTAGATGCTATGACCGGCCAGGATGCGGTAAACACAGCGAAAGCATTTAATGAAACGATCGATTTTGACGGTGTTGTGCTGACAAAGATGGATGGAGACACCCGGGGAGGAGCTGCACTCTCTATCCGTTCCGTTGTTGAAAAGCCGATTAAATTCATGAGCACGGGTGAAAAGCTGGATGCTCTCTCTCCATTTTATCCCGATCGTCTGGCTCAGCGAATTCTCGGCATGGGCGATGTAGTTTCTCTGGTTGAAAAGGCTCAGAAAGAGTTTGATGAACAACAGGCTGAAAAGCTCCAGAAAAAGATAAAGTCCGACAAGTTTGATCTGAATGATTTCTACGAACAGATTCAGAAGATCAAGAAAATGGGAAATGTTGCCGATCTGGTCGGTATGATTCCCGGTGCAGATAAAGCTCTTCAGGACGCTGATTTTGACGAAGATTCTTTTAAGCCCATTGAAGCGATAATCAGCTCTATGACACCTGAAGAACGCGAGGATCCGTCACTGCTTAACGGAAGCCGCAGAAGGAGAATTTCAAAAGGTTCCGGCACTACGGTTCGGGAAATAAACGAACTGATGAAGCAGTTTGACCAGATGAAGAAGATGATGAAGACAATGTCAAAAATGAATAAAGCGGGCCGTGCCATGCAAGGCCTGAAGAACCTGCCTTTTGGGCGATAAAAATTATACGTAAACAAACCTTACAAGGAGTACATCATTGATTAAATTAAGATTACAGCGAAAAGGAAGAAAAAAGAGGCCATTCTACCACATTGTGGTGGCAGACAGCCGGTCGCCAAGAGATGGCCGGATTATTGAACAACTTGGCCGTTTCGACAATGTGAGCGAAAACAAGCAGCTTACATACGACGAAGACCGGGTTATCCACTGGCTCCGCATTGGCGCCCAGCCGAGCAATACTGTACGGAATATCCTTCAAAAAGAAGGGATACTCTATAAAGTACATCTGATGCGCTGGGGTAAAAGCGAAGAAGAAATTGAAGCCGCCCTTGAGGAGTGGAGATCACAGCGTACAGCCCGTGAATCAGAGAAAGATGTAAGCAGAAAAACGCAGCAAAAAGAGCTGCTGAAAGCGGAAGAGAAAGAGTATAAGAAACAGCTTGAAGAGAAAGCTGCAGCTGCCGCTAAAGAGCTTGAAAAGAAAAAAGAGGAAGAAGCCAAAGCCAAGGCCGAAGAGGAAGCAGAAGCCCAAAAAGCCGAACAGGCTGAAGAGGCCCCTGAAGCTGCTGAAGCATCTGAAACTGAAGCGGAAACCGCTCCGGAAGAAGAAACTGAAAAAGCAGCTGCTCCCGAAGAAGCGGAAGAAGAAAAAGCAGCGGCTGAAGAGGAAGCAACCTCTGATGAAGCAGAAGAGGAGGAAGCCAAGGCTGAAGAGTCCAAAAAACCTGAAGCTGAAGCACAGCCCGAGGAGCAAGACGTCGCAGAAGAAACCGAAACCTCAGAAGAGCAACCGGAAGCTGCAGAGGAAGAGACGCCTGATGAAACCCAGGCCGAAGCTGCACCTGAAGAGGAGGCTGAAGAGAAAGAGGAAGAGGAGGAAAAAGCTCCTGCCTCTCTTTCAACCGATATGAATGCCAATGAGGCCATAGATCACATTAAGAACACGCCCATTGATGAGCTGAAAGGATTTGTTCCTGAAGATGAGGAACGGGTAACTGTGCAGCGTGCATGGGAAGCTAAACAGGCTGAAGATTAACACTGAATATGATAAATACGGCCGGCAATGAAACCTTCGGCAGATAACCGGTTCACGGAAATCGGCCGGCTCGGAAAGGCTCACGGACTTCAGGGTGAAATCCGTTTCTTTCCGAACAAACTGTTTGATCCCGGCCTGTTTGACCAGGTTTCGATTTTTTACATGAAAAACCGCCGGTCTGATATGGTTCCGGTTCGTCTGATTAATTACCGGACTGAAAACAAGCAGAAGCAAGTATTGTTCTTTGTAAAATTTGATATGATCACCACACGAAGTGATGCGGAAGAGGCGATGGACAAAGCCCTCTATGCAGATCGGTCTGAACTGGAATCCGTTGTGACTGAGCAGGAGGGTACCGCTGATGCAGATCTTACAGGCTATGCGGTGTTTTGCAATGGGAAAAGATGGGGTGAAGTTCTGGATGTACTCGACAACCCCGCGCATCCCATTCTCGAAATGCGTGTTGAATCAGGTGCACTCCTGGTTCCATATGTAGACGAGTACGTAGAAAGCGCTGACCATGAAGAAGGTGCAATCTATTGCAAAAACCTTAACCAACTGATCTAACCCTCTATGCTGCGGATAGATATCATTTCCGGTGTACCCGAGCTCCTCAGGAGTCCGCTGGAGCATAGCATAGTGGCCAGGGCCAGGGAGAAGAAGCTTACGGAAATCTTTATTCATGATTTACGCGAGTATTCTGACGACAAGCACCATAAGATCGATGATTATCCCTACGGTGGCGGAGCGGGAATGGTTTTATCACCGCAACCCATTTTTTCGTGCATAGAAAAACTGATGTCGGAAAGAAGTTACGATGAGATCATTTTTACTGCCGCAGACGGGGTTCCTTTTAAACAGCAGCACGCGAACGAACTATCCGTCAAAAAGAATATCATTATTCTTTGCGGACACTATAAAGGAGTGGATCAGCGCGTCAGGGATATGCTGATAACCCGCGAATTTTCTGTCGGCGATGTAGTGCTTTCCGGAGGTGAACTTCCCGCACTGGTTATTACCGATGCCGTTGTTCGCCTGATCCCGGGATCGCTGGGAGATGCGGAGAGCGCATTGACGGATTCGTTTCAGGATGACCTCCTGGAACCGCCTGTTTATACAAGGCCGTCTGTGTTTAAAGGGGCCGCAGTACCGGATGTGTTGCTCTCAGGGGATCATAAAAAAATTGAAACATGGCGTTCAGATATGGCAATTGAGCGAACCAGGGAACGAAGACCCGATTTATACAAAAAATTTAAAAAGAAAAACTAAAGCCCAGTAACGAGGACAAAATCATGGACAAACTAAAATTAGTAGAACAGACCGTTGTACGCGACGACATACCGGAGTTTAATGCCGGCGACACTGTAAATGTTCATTACCGTGTTCGTGAAGGGGAGAAGGAACGTATTCAGCAATACGAAGGCGTTGTTATTAATGAGCGCGGAAGTGGAGCCAATAAAACGTTTATCGTTCGTAAAATGTCCGGAAGTGTGGGCGTTGAAAGAATTTTCCCCCTCTATTCACCATTTATTGCCAAAATTGATGTGAAGAAAAGAGGCCGTGTCCGGCGCTCGAAGCTCTTTTATCTCCGAGAGCGGCGTGGTAAATCAGCCAGAATTCGTGAAAAGGATTCTATCAATAAGAATCAGAATAAGGACAAGGAGTAATCTCCTGAAAAGCGGTGATCGTTCAGACATCGCTTTTTTTGTTCTGTGGTGATGATGAATGTCCGGATCTAATCTGCTTTTTGTCAATTCACCTCAGATTCACACGATTCTGTTTACTTACAAACTGAGGTACGAAAACACTATCTGAAAACCAATTTCAGGAATGATGAATATTATCTTATTTGGCCCGCCGGGAGCCGGAAAAGGAACACAGGCTGAAAAAATATCTTCTAATTTTAATCTTCCCCATCTGTCAACAGGCAATATCTTCAGGGAGAACATTAAAAATGAAACCCCTCTTGGAAAGAAGGTTAAATCCATCATGGATTCGGGGAATCTGGTGCCGGATGAAACCGTGGTTGAACTGGTTGCCAGTGAGCTCGACAAACCTATGTATGACAATGGCGTAATACTGGATGGCTTTCCCAGAACGGTTGCACAGGCAAAAGAACTGGATAGCTATCTGGAAAAAAATGACAAGCAGATCGATGCATTCATCACGCTTGAAGTACCGGAAGAAGAGCTAATCAGCCGTATTTTGAACCGCGGTGAAGGCAGAAGCGACGACACCCCGGAAAAAGTAAAAACCAGGCTCCAGGTTTATCGCAATGAAACCAAGCCCGTTATGGATTACTACGAAGAGAAGGGAGCCGTGCAGAAAATTGACGGTGTCGGCAGTGTGGATGAAATCTTCAACAGAATCAAAGATGCTGTTTCTGAATAATAGTTACAGCATCCGAATACATTCACTATAGTAGTGTACTTAAAAATCCCCGCTACATTTTCTTGGCGGGTTTTCTTATATCTCAATTTTCTAATAGCCGGATGATGGCCGGCGCTACATCCGTAATACGCTTGCTCTCCCGGAAAGGCTCAACATCTCCTTTCACAAACAATGGAACCGGATTTCTTGTATGAGTTCTGACCGACAAGTCCTCCAGGTTCCCGTGATCACTTGTAAGAAGAAACGTATCCGTATGATCGAGCTGTTTTAATATACCCGATAAAAAACGATTCAAATCGGTCAGTATCTTCTCAGCTTTTTCAAAATCCATTTCATGGCCCGCTTTATCGGTCAGATAATACTCATAGAGTACAAGATCATGCGCATTAAGCGAATCCGTTACCCTTTCAGAAGCTTCTTCGGGGGTTATCAGGGGCACATCCAGGCCAAGCATCTCCCTCCATGCATATTGGGTAATTTCAGCCGTAACCGCTGTACCGTTTAATATATCATCGATCGTATTCAGTCTTACACCGGCCGATCTGGCCATAAGTGTAGTTGAAGTCCACCTGTTTTTTTTGGATGATTTTCTGAAAAAGATGTCGGGGTAAGCATTCAGAAAATGGGGTTTTTTACCAAGTTCAATTACTTTGTGAAACAGGCTTTGATTCTCCAGAATAGGCTTGGTGGTTGAATATGGATAAGGGCCGAAATGCTTGCCAATTAGCTTTGAAGCATTTTCACCTGAAAAAAGGCTAACCTGTCCCGTACCGCTTTGAGGAAGTCCCTCTACCCCCAGGTTCGCATCCAGCATTTTATACAGTGTGTTTTCTGTAACCCTCTCTTTACATCCTGAATGCAGGCCATCACAGCCTGTGAAGTGGGAAAAAGCGCTCCATTTATCTGAACTGAGCGGATTTTGAGAACCTTTATCTCCAACTCCCACTCCGTCAACAAAGATAAATACCACACTCATTGCGCCTCTTTTTTAATAATAAGTGTAACCGGTCCGTCATTCACAAGTTCTACATCCATCATGGCTCCAAAAACCCCTGATTCAACATTGAGATCGGTTCTTTGTCTGAAAATTTCGATCATCCGTTCATAAATGGGTTCCGCTGCCTCTGGCGGTGCAGCATCCGTAAACCCGGGCCTCGTGCCTTTTCTTGTATCACCGTAGAGGGTAAACTGGGATACCACAAGTATTTCTCCATTAACATCCTGTACCGAACGGTTCATCAAACCCTCCTGATCATTAAAAATCCTGAGCTTCATAATTTTATTGCAGCACCATTCAAGCTGCTCATCGGTATCGTCTGCATGTATTCCAGCCAGTAGAAGAAGCCCGTGGCCAATTTTACCGATTATTTCTCCATTTACGGTAACCGATGCTCTTTTAACGCGCTGGACTACAATTTTCATTTGTTGAATAACTTGTGGATAAAACGGGATTTCTATGTGGAAAACGAGTGACGGCTAAATTATGTCATATTTCTCCACAACAATTAACATCTGTTCAGGGTTACCAACAGTTAAAAAGAATAACCCGGTTCGTGAACGAAGATGATCCAAAAGATAGGTGTGAAATATGCAAAATGTTAATTACTTAAAATACCACTCCATAACTAATTGATATTATTGATATAAATATCAACAATGTTGTTCACATCCGATCCCCTTTTCAGAAACGGATCAGGAAAACTTTTTTATCCACATATCCACACGGTTCTACTACTATACAACAAAATCAAAATTTCATTTTTTCAGTAATTACCTGTGGAAAACCTTTTGGAATAAAGGAAAATGTGAACCCTGTTTCTTTTTATATTTGATCGGAAAGGTAGTCCGATCTGAAGCAACTTAATTAAATTCCTTTAAAATCTGTGTCTGAAAAAAAGTTCACCTATAAAGATTCCGGAGTCGACATACAGGCAGGAGAAGATCTTGTCAATTCAATAAAAGATGTTGTAAAAGAGACTCACAATGCAAATGTGGTAAGCAATATCGGTGGATTCGGCGCTCTTTTCTCTGCGGATTTTAAAAACTTACGTAATCCGGTGCTTGTAAGCAGCGTAGACGGCGTAGGTACAAAACTGATCGTTGCCTTTAAAACAAATACCTATGATACGGTTGGCCAGGATCTGGTAAATCATTGTGTAAACGATATAGCCGTTTGCGGTGCCACACCTCTCTTTTTTCTAGACTATTTTTCTACCGGAAAACTGGAGCAGCATATAGGGTACGATGTTATCAGGGGCTTTGCGAAAGCTTGTAAAGAGAATGGAGTGGCGCTGATTGGCGGTGAAACGGCAGAAATGCCCGATATCTACCAAAAGGGAGAGTTTGACCTGGCCGGTACAATTGTAGGAGTTGTAGACAGGGATGAGCTGATCACCGGCGAGCAAATCCAAAAAGAAGATCTTCTGATTGGCTTTAAAAGTACAGGTTTGCATACCAACGGTTATTCTCTGGCAAGAAAAGTTCTTTTCAGTAAGTTTGACGTAAATGACACTCCTGAAGAACTGAGCTCCAGTATTGGTGAAGAACTGCTAAAAGTTCATAAGTCCTATCTGCCCCTTATTTCCCGCCTCAGGAACAAGAAAGGCATCCATGGATTCTCACACATCACAGGTGGCGGTATCGAGGGAAATACAAAACGTATTCTGCCGGACGGCCTGAAGCTATCGGTTAAGTGGGACAGCTGGGAAAGGCCTTCTATCTTTTCCCTGATCCAAAAACTTGGAAATGTTCCTGAAGAGGATATGAGAAGTTCTTTTAACCTGGGAATCGGGTTGATTGCAGTAATCTCAAAAGACGCTCTTTCCGAGATGGAAGATGTATGCAATGAACTCGGGGAAGAGTGGATCCAAATTGGCAAAATTGTCTGATTGAACCGATTGCCCGAAGGCTGATTCTATTCAAAAGCGATGCAGTAGAGCATGAAGTGCTGGTGACACATGTTCCCAGGTACAGTTTTACCGGATGGCTCTTAAAAAAGAGCCCGATTTGCTGTATACCTGAAATTCACATTGTGAGCCGGGAAACTTTTCACACTCACACCGATTAAATACCCTTAAAAAAAGCGATGAACGGAAATTGGATTAAAGCAGCGGTAGTAACGGGACTCTCATTTATTTCGGGACTATTTATACTTGGAACCTATATCCACAGCTCAGTGGATACGTTTAAACAGTATGAACGTACAGTAACAGTTCGCGGACTCTCTGAGCAGGAACACAGGGCAGATATTGTGATCTGGCCCATACAGTTTACGGAGGCAAGCAATGATCTTCAGGAGATTTATACATCCCTGGATGAAGGGGCTGAAAAAATAAGAAGTTTTCTTATCGATTCAGGTCTTACACATGAGGAGATATCCGTTTCCTCTCCCGTGGTTACCGATCGCTCGGCGCAGCGCTACGGAACGGATGGTTCGATGCAGTTCAGGTACGTTGCAACGCATACCGTAACGGTCTATTCAGATCAGATTGAGAAGGTAAGAGAAATCATGAGCAGCATAGCTGATCTGGGCCGCCAGGGTATTACGATCAGCGGTGATGAATTTTCAAACAGAACGGAGTACCTGTTTACACGTTTGAATGATGTAAAGCCGATGATGATTGAAGAAGCGACGATTGAAGCGAGAAAAGTAGCAGAAAAATTTGCAGAGGATTCAAACAGTAAACTTGGTAAAATTAAGACAGCTTCACAGGGACTCTTTACGATCTCGCCACGTGATAACAACAATCCGCACATCAAAAAAGTGAGGGTGGTATCCACCATTGTTTATTATCTGACGGATTAGGTATCTTTTTGGTCAATATTCATCCTGCTTTGAAGTAAGAAATAATTTATGCCAAAAGTTAAACTGATAGAGATAGCCCACGGAAGGAGCGGTGACAAAGGGAATGGATCCAATGTAGGCATAATTGCACGTCACCCCGACGTATATCCCTTTTTGGAAAAAGAGCTGACGGCCGAAAGAGTCAAGGACCACATGAAGCACATTTGCAAGGGAAAGGTTGAGCGATACGAGATGGAAAATATTGGAGCGCTGAATTTCATTCTGAATGAAAGTCTCGGGGGCGGGGGTACCGTATCCCTGAAGCTGGATGCGCAGGGAAAAACACACGCCTCCACAATGCTTCGCATGGAACTGGATGTTCCGGATCATTTGATCGCTTTGGTCAAAGACTGAATCAGTCAGGTGCCGTTAATGGCGCACGTATGTTTTATGGAAGACCTGTTTGACGTATAAGTTGGTTGAAAGGTGTACCTCCGCCGGCTGCCCGATGGCAATTAAGGAAGAGGGACATTCTTGGTTTAATTGCTTGCTTTAACCGATGTTGTGTTATTTAAGAAGCAGCATTTTTTCAAACTTCACTTCACTGTCTGTTGCAAGCCTGTAAAAGTAGACTCCCGATGAGAGTGCAGAAGCGTTGTAGGGTATTTCGTAATATCCCACGGTAAGCTGGTCGTCAAACACGGTGGCGACATGAGCGCCGGCAGCGTTGAAGACGTCAATTTTGACTCTGGATGTTTCGGGTACAACAAGAGGTATGCGTGTTTGATTGTTAAACGGATTCGGATAGTTGTTCCCCAGCAGTGTTTCGGCCTCTGTGAAGAGAAACTCAATTTCGACGGGATTTCCGACAACCAGATCTTCAGCTACAACAGAATATTGAATAGTCTCTTCACGATCGTGCGTTATCGAAAAACTGGCTTCTCCGTTACTGTCGGTTATATTGTTGACAGCTTCGACATTTGAAAAACCATCCTGTTCAATAAGCACCTCCACTCCGCTTACCGGTTCAAGCCGGCTGTCACGAAGGGTAACATCGATCCGGCTTTCCTGCTCTCCCGTTGCCAGCACACGATTTCTTTCTACGGAAACAAGAGAAGAAACAGAGCTTATATCCACGGTTGTAAACGATATATTATCACCGTATGACGTACCACCTGTGTTTCTAGCATAAGCCCTGGCATAGTATGTAGTATTTCCATTTAGGCCTGTAAGATCTACGGTAAATGTTGAACTGCTCAGCAGAAATTCCTGGCACGTATCAAGTACCGTAGGATCAGGGCTGGTATCCCAGCATATTCCGCGGCCTGTAATACTGCTGCCGCCAATATCGACAATGGTACCCGTACCTACGGCTTTTCCGGCGGTGATGTCAAAAATAGCATCCGTCTGTACAACGGGCGGATCCGAAGCTACCCTGTATTGGGATATGGCATGCTTGATTTCTCTCATACTCCGGGCATTGTCAGCCGGTGCGCCATTGGCAATGTACGATCCGGTTGCCACTCCCTGAAAGGTGACATCCGGGTTTGAAAAAATCTGTACGCCCGCAGCACCCTCGTTATAGGTCATAACGGAAACATACTCCTGGTTATCCTGGCCTGTCCATCTCCAACCGGTTGAGTAGGGAAACAGGCCGCCTGTTCCACCGGCTGCATTTTGGTTTTGAAGGCGGCTGTGTGCATTCCCCATGTTATGTCCCATCTCATGTGCATGAGTCGTCCCTGCAGCCTGCTGTACACGGGTGAGAGAAAAACCGAATCGGTCATCACCGTTCGTGCTGGTGTTTAACCAGCCTAACCCGCCAACCGCATCAGTAAAAATAAAAAGGGCAACAAGATCCGCTTTAAATTCATCTCTCCAGTCGTGTACTTCATCCATATATCCCGAATACTGTGTACCAAGACCGTTAAACTGAGGAGAAGTGGTCAGCCTTCTGAGGTCTGTACTTGGGCTGTCACTCTCCTGATAATCTACTTCAGAAGCATAAACCAGGCGAAATTCAATACCAATATTGGAGTTATCTGCAGAATTTTGTGCAACGGCCATCGATTGATTGACAATATTCTCTATACCGCCGTTAATGTCCGCCCATGATTTTGCACGGGGCGTGTACACGATCAGGACATCGATTACAGCTTCATCATCCACACCCTGTTCCTGCAGATCGAAACCCATCGCTTTGTTGGTCGACTGAACCGTATGATCTTCATGTATTCCGCAGGCAATCTCATCTTTTTCGTGCGGATCGACCTGAATAAAGGAGTGCTGTCTTTCCTGTTCAGAGTAGCGAATTTCGAAAAATTCATGATCCGTAAAATTATGGATAGATGAGAGAACCCTGTCATCGGAAAAGGAAAGGGTAAAGGAGTTCAACTTGTCACCATTTAGATAGGCTGTTACAGACCAGTCTCCGTTGTAGTGTTCCATTACCCTTCTTACTGTTACCTGATGGGTATCTTCATCAAAATCGGTTATCTCAAATGATCTGATTTGTTCGCGGCGCAGCTGGTCGAGAAGTTCCTGATTCAGATCAATAGACATCCGGCTGAGCTCGGATTTTGATTTAGAAGCCCATTGTGTTTGAACGGTGTTTGTGCTGTTAAATAGCTGAAGGTCACTAACTTGAGCAAACAAACTCTCTGTTAGGAAAAACAACAGGGCAAGAGTAAGAAGGCTTGTAACATTTACTTTCATGGAATTGGGATCGGTTTGTACATCTACTTAAAAAAACGATATAATATAAAAGAATCAGTTATTTAATTTTAACTTTTCCATACGGTGCTGAAATTGTTTGATTGCGTAATCTAAAAACCACTCCTCTTCAAGCCCGAATGGAACAGTATCGTAACGGTCAAATATCTCGTGAATAATATTGGTTGCATCGGTCAGGAGTTCATCAAGGAGGTTCTCAAAAGACGGATGAAGATCCTCGTTTTCTTCAAGAATCCTGTTAATCAACCAAAGTCCGTAAGCAATATGTCTCGATTCGTCTTGCTTGAGTTTCAAAACTCCTTCACGAAGGCCCGGCATTAAATCATGATCGTCCAGCATTTTGTAATAGGCTTCATATCCTGTTTCTGCCAGTGTACCCTCCACAATCATATTATAGGTTGCGGAAGCCCTCAGCTGCACGGCGGGTGAACGATCATGATCAAGGGCCGATAATGCCTGAGGCAATTTTTCATAAAACAGTTTTTTATAAAACGGACCGTGAAACCGATCTGCATCCGGTTGGGTTTTTATGACCTCCATAACGAATCTCGCAAAGAATTCAGTATGTTTGGCTTCTTCCCACAAAAATGATGTGATGTAGATCTCTTCTTCAATGCGTCCTTCTTTTGCAATTACGCGTATCAGCGGAAGCAGATCTAACGTGACGGCTTCCTCTCCGGCCAGAAAAAGTGAAGAGAGATGCATAATAATGGTTTGTTCATCCGCACTCATGTTTTTCCAGTCTGATCGATCCTTTTCAAAAGATATATCTGAAGGATTCCACACACCATAAATTTTGGCCTTCTGAAAAAGCTTCATTGGAAAGGACTCAAAATCCAGGCCCTTTGTTACGGTTGAAAAGCGTTCATGTGGTTCGGATGTCGGGCGGTTGTTGCCAATATTGGATTCCTGCTCAGATACGTTTGGGATTTGGTCACCGCTATTGGAAGGAGCTGCGTCAAGGAGGGCCTTTGCAGCGCCTGCGTTTGACACAAGCAGGGTTTTGCTCCCTTTTTCCAGTTTGAGCTTGCCGTTTAACAAAAACAGGGTTGGATTCTTCCCCGATTGGAGCAGTTGCAGCCAGCTCTTTTCTGATGCAGACAGAACCACGCAATTTGTTTCGATGTCATCAGAAACTGCATATCTGAGTTCCGTACATGTACCGGACCTCAGGTCAAGATAAATTCCAACGCTGTTCTTGCTTTTGAAAAAGTCGGGTAACGGCTTAAAAAGAAGTATAAGAGGAATATTCCATGCAGCTGCCTGTTTACTGTATGATTCACTTTTATTTATGGATTTTCTCCATTCCTGAAGCCATGAGTCGGAAAATAAATGGCCTTCATCTTTATTTTGTTGTCCTTTTATAAAATACTCTTTAAACGGATTCATAGAATTGCTCCTGGCACGGTTTTATCATATATCGATGTGGGAGGCTAAAACGTTTAGATATTCAAAATAAAGCGATATTTTTACTGAAGTTGAAAAGCTTTTGTATAAA
This window contains:
- a CDS encoding SIMPL domain-containing protein; the encoded protein is MNGNWIKAAVVTGLSFISGLFILGTYIHSSVDTFKQYERTVTVRGLSEQEHRADIVIWPIQFTEASNDLQEIYTSLDEGAEKIRSFLIDSGLTHEEISVSSPVVTDRSAQRYGTDGSMQFRYVATHTVTVYSDQIEKVREIMSSIADLGRQGITISGDEFSNRTEYLFTRLNDVKPMMIEEATIEARKVAEKFAEDSNSKLGKIKTASQGLFTISPRDNNNPHIKKVRVVSTIVYYLTD
- a CDS encoding AtuA-related protein, which codes for MPKVKLIEIAHGRSGDKGNGSNVGIIARHPDVYPFLEKELTAERVKDHMKHICKGKVERYEMENIGALNFILNESLGGGGTVSLKLDAQGKTHASTMLRMELDVPDHLIALVKD
- a CDS encoding M12 family metallo-peptidase codes for the protein MSIDLNQELLDQLRREQIRSFEITDFDEDTHQVTVRRVMEHYNGDWSVTAYLNGDKLNSFTLSFSDDRVLSSIHNFTDHEFFEIRYSEQERQHSFIQVDPHEKDEIACGIHEDHTVQSTNKAMGFDLQEQGVDDEAVIDVLIVYTPRAKSWADINGGIENIVNQSMAVAQNSADNSNIGIEFRLVYASEVDYQESDSPSTDLRRLTTSPQFNGLGTQYSGYMDEVHDWRDEFKADLVALFIFTDAVGGLGWLNTSTNGDDRFGFSLTRVQQAAGTTHAHEMGHNMGNAHSRLQNQNAAGGTGGLFPYSTGWRWTGQDNQEYVSVMTYNEGAAGVQIFSNPDVTFQGVATGSYIANGAPADNARSMREIKHAISQYRVASDPPVVQTDAIFDITAGKAVGTGTIVDIGGSSITGRGICWDTSPDPTVLDTCQEFLLSSSTFTVDLTGLNGNTTYYARAYARNTGGTSYGDNISFTTVDISSVSSLVSVERNRVLATGEQESRIDVTLRDSRLEPVSGVEVLIEQDGFSNVEAVNNITDSNGEASFSITHDREETIQYSVVAEDLVVGNPVEIEFLFTEAETLLGNNYPNPFNNQTRIPLVVPETSRVKIDVFNAAGAHVATVFDDQLTVGYYEIPYNASALSSGVYFYRLATDSEVKFEKMLLLK
- a CDS encoding R2-like ligand-binding oxidase, with amino-acid sequence MNPFKEYFIKGQQNKDEGHLFSDSWLQEWRKSINKSESYSKQAAAWNIPLILLFKPLPDFFKSKNSVGIYLDLRSGTCTELRYAVSDDIETNCVVLSASEKSWLQLLQSGKNPTLFLLNGKLKLEKGSKTLLVSNAGAAKALLDAAPSNSGDQIPNVSEQESNIGNNRPTSEPHERFSTVTKGLDFESFPMKLFQKAKIYGVWNPSDISFEKDRSDWKNMSADEQTIIMHLSSLFLAGEEAVTLDLLPLIRVIAKEGRIEEEIYITSFLWEEAKHTEFFARFVMEVIKTQPDADRFHGPFYKKLFYEKLPQALSALDHDRSPAVQLRASATYNMIVEGTLAETGYEAYYKMLDDHDLMPGLREGVLKLKQDESRHIAYGLWLINRILEENEDLHPSFENLLDELLTDATNIIHEIFDRYDTVPFGLEEEWFLDYAIKQFQHRMEKLKLNN